A genomic segment from Stenotrophomonas maltophilia encodes:
- a CDS encoding LysR family transcriptional regulator, protein MKHFPWDNLIVLLAVIRGGTLREAAKAARMSTATLSRRLDALEERLGGKVVERTSTGCVPTDLGQRVFALAEQMEEAADEIARQVDTPRELVGTVRINADEWASFMLITLLPGLNRQHPSLDVEVLTSREPYNLARREADALLRYGPPDTGDLRGDRVGQMNYALYANQAYAARRQAEIASQAWHELEFVGLDEPRVEFEVERWMRSLPGANRPWLRCNYSVGVLDGVTSGAGLGVIECAVAQHVGGLIRVRDAPALSKEVWLWTHRSLYDTPRFQAVRDFLKQTWLSGTTGRQRAAK, encoded by the coding sequence ATGAAACACTTTCCCTGGGACAACCTGATCGTGCTGTTGGCCGTGATCCGCGGCGGCACCCTGCGCGAGGCGGCGAAGGCGGCTCGCATGAGCACGGCCACGCTATCGCGCCGGCTGGATGCGCTGGAGGAGCGACTGGGTGGCAAAGTGGTAGAGCGCACTTCAACCGGCTGCGTTCCCACGGACCTGGGGCAGCGCGTGTTTGCACTGGCGGAGCAGATGGAGGAGGCCGCCGACGAGATCGCTCGCCAGGTTGATACGCCCCGGGAGCTGGTGGGCACAGTGCGCATCAACGCCGATGAGTGGGCCAGCTTCATGCTGATTACGCTGCTACCCGGTTTGAACCGCCAGCACCCTTCGCTGGATGTGGAGGTGCTCACCTCGCGCGAGCCTTACAACCTGGCCCGCCGCGAGGCCGATGCCCTGCTGCGCTACGGCCCGCCTGACACAGGTGATCTGCGCGGCGACCGCGTAGGGCAGATGAATTATGCGCTGTACGCCAATCAGGCCTACGCTGCGCGGCGGCAGGCAGAGATTGCCAGCCAGGCATGGCATGAGCTGGAATTCGTGGGTCTGGATGAGCCGCGCGTGGAATTTGAGGTGGAGCGCTGGATGCGTTCGTTGCCCGGTGCAAACCGCCCTTGGCTTCGCTGCAACTATTCTGTTGGGGTGCTCGATGGGGTCACCTCAGGAGCCGGATTGGGCGTCATAGAATGCGCGGTTGCCCAGCATGTGGGCGGGTTGATCCGCGTGCGCGATGCGCCGGCGCTGAGCAAGGAAGTGTGGCTGTGGACGCACCGGTCGCTGTATGACACCCCGCGCTTCCAGGCCGTGCGGGATTTTCTCAAGCAAACCTGGCTCAGTGGCACGACCGGGCGCCAGCGGGCGGCAAAGTAG
- a CDS encoding multidrug/biocide efflux PACE transporter, protein MNSKKTLWDRLLHAVLFEAIALCLCAPVMSYLLGKSLFETGVLTVALATCAMLWNMIYNALFERVEKKIGFKRTVPVRIAHAVGFEGGLVVVVVLLAAWWLSISYWDAFLLELGLIAFFLPYTYVYNLVYDKVRERLLQRNFADRAKQA, encoded by the coding sequence ATGAATTCCAAAAAGACCCTCTGGGACCGCCTCCTCCACGCCGTCCTCTTCGAAGCCATTGCTCTGTGCCTGTGCGCTCCGGTGATGTCTTACCTGCTGGGCAAATCGCTGTTTGAAACCGGCGTGCTGACGGTCGCTCTGGCGACGTGCGCGATGCTCTGGAACATGATCTATAACGCGCTGTTCGAGCGGGTGGAGAAGAAGATCGGGTTCAAGCGAACCGTGCCGGTGCGGATTGCGCATGCGGTGGGGTTTGAAGGCGGCCTGGTGGTGGTTGTGGTGCTGCTTGCCGCGTGGTGGCTGTCCATCTCCTACTGGGACGCGTTCCTGCTGGAGTTGGGCCTGATTGCATTCTTCCTGCCTTACACCTATGTCTACAACCTGGTGTATGACAAGGTGCGGGAGCGGCTGCTGCAGCGGAATTTTGCGGATCGGGCAAAGCAGGCGTGA
- a CDS encoding autotransporter outer membrane beta-barrel domain-containing protein, protein MAPQGVVAETGGTGGAPTWPRASRLGEVGFALRYRTVHPAPCTSDGKRAGRTCCACTSGNHPPVPNHQDHPMKSTPRRSADHRFTPLGAAVCLALSATLAPSLASAYTFHVNGDRIIATGGVNYQDHIRLRNMLDAAARNGRVINQVVFRDSPGGDAAAGRGTGELLRQRGITSVFQGKCISACGTSFIGGVERRIATYDLPELDTRFPDNIFMIHGSTAGGKVVPIAQQVSDDHYAKMMQGVAPPEAIARVVGAINGMIVPSGSFLYYYDPSTGRPAQFCPTEATCKVYPGVDILSDRIITRAERVDLSADYLRVSGNVRGDLNPNFHAAQYEYDVGYGASTFDAEKAAAGDTFGMIRLDKGAVWTADTSSGAEILWAQAGKVDVTSGARLVTLNTIIDATGGVNLEGGRLKAVNTTVAGSLRIGNGSELENVSTLLVKRGGSATLSGGNIKTAVVTLDPGARLEGNGRITATEYVKDESSPNEPWNVPQVARVRVAGGDLHPQGGRLTVNGYVSFAYSNAGRLLFDITPETRQAGLFLDTFEVHRCASVSTYFQCDRGPAAKAPGFLIGGDVGKLALNVAPGYYQQNLAIPLVEGRIYASKEGALLTGKLLKDRSSEFDASVPQLQAGQVAFTKAERQDGSGYSVDLTSAEAGKRMFHPRDNSLLSFSIRQTGDGIWAIANPAFDDVSLFANAASGGGLGEALKNAASRPASALHPLLGILQFADRDVIAQQAGALRGDAHASLRLADNALVGSIGSVVQQHQAARRNGSGDAAGLAAQAAQAASAQPGMANGTLFNQLAIHLVEPAGLGNSSAEASAPAGRHGLWGRGFGSHGRIDGQGGVAGLSHTVGGIVLGADTQVADDRVTLGVSVAAADMSTKGRGGSGFTGDVRALDVGGYLDATYSRGYLSASVRYTDLRHDTRRSIAGIEGLETPLQAKYNNDAISARLEHGFSFTTGKGLVIQPLLPVLDYARTSAIRFNEGQGAAALVGRGGSLESIRAGAGLQLFKTFEGNHGERITPRARVVWQKELGDTQARYSTGFSAAPDLVFGTNSQTVGEQVLAWNLGVTSRASDRLSVMVDYIGERRDGQTQNGVQLGLGYSF, encoded by the coding sequence GTGGCCCCGCAAGGTGTGGTGGCGGAGACCGGGGGCACGGGAGGCGCACCCACTTGGCCGCGCGCAAGCCGACTGGGGGAGGTCGGGTTTGCGCTCCGTTATCGAACAGTCCACCCGGCGCCCTGCACCTCCGATGGCAAGCGTGCCGGGCGGACCTGTTGTGCATGCACTTCCGGCAACCACCCGCCTGTCCCCAACCATCAGGACCACCCTATGAAGAGCACTCCCCGTCGGTCGGCCGATCACCGATTCACCCCGCTCGGTGCCGCCGTCTGCCTCGCGTTGAGCGCCACGCTGGCGCCAAGCCTCGCCTCGGCATACACCTTCCACGTAAATGGCGATCGGATCATCGCAACCGGCGGCGTCAACTACCAGGACCATATCCGCCTGCGGAACATGCTGGACGCGGCCGCCCGCAACGGTCGGGTCATCAACCAGGTCGTTTTCCGCGACAGCCCCGGCGGGGATGCGGCAGCAGGGCGGGGCACCGGCGAGTTGCTGCGCCAACGAGGCATCACCTCGGTGTTCCAGGGCAAGTGCATCTCGGCCTGCGGCACCAGCTTCATCGGTGGCGTCGAGCGTCGTATCGCCACCTACGACCTGCCCGAGCTCGATACGCGGTTTCCCGACAACATCTTCATGATTCATGGCAGCACTGCAGGCGGCAAGGTGGTGCCCATTGCACAGCAGGTATCAGACGATCACTACGCCAAGATGATGCAGGGGGTTGCCCCGCCGGAAGCCATTGCGCGGGTGGTCGGCGCCATCAACGGAATGATCGTTCCCAGCGGCTCCTTCCTCTACTACTACGACCCCAGTACCGGCAGGCCAGCACAGTTCTGCCCGACCGAGGCCACCTGCAAGGTGTACCCCGGCGTGGATATCCTCAGCGATCGCATCATCACCCGCGCAGAGCGCGTCGATCTGTCGGCCGACTACCTTCGCGTGTCAGGCAATGTGCGTGGCGACCTGAATCCCAACTTCCACGCTGCCCAGTACGAATATGACGTGGGCTATGGCGCTTCCACGTTCGATGCCGAAAAGGCAGCGGCCGGCGATACATTCGGCATGATCCGCCTCGACAAGGGGGCTGTGTGGACCGCAGACACATCCAGCGGCGCCGAGATTCTCTGGGCACAGGCCGGCAAAGTGGATGTAACCTCCGGCGCCCGGCTGGTCACACTGAATACCATCATCGACGCCACCGGAGGCGTCAACCTGGAAGGCGGTCGACTGAAGGCCGTCAATACCACGGTGGCAGGTTCGCTGCGCATCGGCAACGGCAGCGAACTGGAAAACGTCAGTACCCTGCTTGTAAAGCGTGGTGGTAGCGCCACCCTCAGTGGCGGCAACATCAAGACCGCCGTCGTGACGCTCGACCCCGGGGCGAGGTTGGAGGGAAATGGCAGGATCACGGCCACCGAGTACGTCAAGGATGAGTCCTCTCCCAACGAGCCGTGGAACGTTCCACAGGTAGCACGGGTGCGCGTGGCAGGCGGCGACCTGCATCCGCAGGGTGGTCGACTGACCGTAAATGGCTACGTCAGTTTCGCGTATTCCAACGCAGGTCGGTTGCTGTTCGATATCACCCCGGAGACACGCCAGGCAGGCCTCTTCCTGGATACGTTCGAGGTCCATCGCTGCGCCAGCGTGAGCACTTACTTCCAGTGCGATCGCGGACCCGCTGCAAAAGCGCCGGGCTTCCTGATCGGCGGCGACGTGGGCAAGCTCGCCTTGAATGTGGCGCCAGGCTACTACCAGCAGAATCTGGCCATTCCGCTGGTGGAGGGGCGGATCTATGCCAGCAAAGAGGGCGCCTTGTTGACGGGCAAGCTGCTGAAAGACCGCAGCAGTGAGTTCGACGCCAGTGTTCCGCAACTACAGGCTGGCCAGGTCGCCTTCACCAAGGCCGAGCGTCAGGATGGCTCGGGCTACAGCGTCGATCTGACCAGTGCAGAGGCAGGGAAGCGCATGTTCCACCCACGCGACAATTCGCTGCTCAGCTTCAGCATCCGCCAGACGGGCGACGGCATCTGGGCGATCGCCAACCCTGCCTTCGACGATGTCTCCCTGTTTGCCAACGCGGCGTCGGGCGGCGGCCTGGGCGAGGCATTGAAGAACGCAGCATCACGGCCGGCGTCGGCGCTGCATCCATTGCTGGGAATCCTGCAGTTTGCCGACCGCGACGTCATTGCCCAGCAGGCGGGTGCATTGCGGGGTGATGCGCACGCAAGCCTGCGTCTGGCCGACAATGCGCTGGTGGGCAGCATCGGCAGCGTCGTACAACAGCACCAGGCCGCCCGACGCAATGGCAGCGGCGATGCCGCAGGCCTGGCCGCACAAGCGGCGCAGGCGGCTTCGGCACAGCCGGGCATGGCCAACGGCACCCTGTTCAATCAGCTGGCCATACATCTGGTGGAGCCCGCTGGCCTCGGCAACAGCAGTGCAGAGGCCAGCGCACCGGCCGGCCGCCACGGGCTATGGGGCCGCGGCTTCGGCAGTCATGGCCGCATCGACGGCCAGGGCGGCGTGGCTGGGCTTAGCCACACCGTGGGCGGCATCGTGCTGGGTGCCGATACACAGGTTGCCGATGACCGCGTCACCTTGGGCGTCAGCGTCGCCGCCGCCGACATGTCCACCAAGGGGCGTGGTGGCTCCGGCTTCACCGGCGATGTGCGTGCGCTGGACGTGGGCGGCTATCTGGATGCCACATACTCGCGCGGCTACCTGTCGGCCTCCGTTCGCTATACCGACCTGCGCCACGATACCCGTCGCAGCATTGCCGGCATCGAAGGGCTGGAGACCCCGCTGCAGGCCAAGTACAACAACGATGCAATTTCAGCGCGCCTGGAACACGGCTTCTCGTTCACCACAGGCAAGGGATTGGTGATCCAGCCGCTGCTGCCGGTGCTTGACTATGCTCGCACCTCGGCCATCCGCTTCAACGAAGGGCAGGGGGCTGCGGCACTGGTCGGGCGTGGCGGCAGTCTGGAGAGCATTCGCGCAGGTGCCGGCCTGCAGCTGTTCAAAACCTTCGAAGGCAACCACGGCGAGCGCATCACCCCGCGTGCGCGCGTTGTCTGGCAGAAGGAGCTGGGCGATACCCAGGCACGTTACAGCACCGGATTTTCCGCCGCACCGGATCTTGTGTTCGGCACCAACAGCCAGACGGTGGGTGAGCAGGTGCTGGCGTGGAATCTGGGCGTAACCAGCCGCGCCAGCGACCGCCTGTCGGTCATGGTGGACTACATCGGCGAACGCCGCGATGGGCAGACCCAGAACGGCGTGCAGCTGGGGCTGGGTTACAGCTTCTGA
- a CDS encoding Ohr family peroxiredoxin, giving the protein MTELKPPSPAMLDRYQRDDVQPLYTGRVRVTGGQAQHGRASGVVRSDDGALAVDLRLPQELGGPGGGSNPEQLLAASYAGCFHGAMVLVAGRAGLLLHNPSVEVAVTFARDPADGLYLLSAEIVVHLPGMDANLAGEVVRNTERVCPYAKMFHRGISHVVHVRVGPQSAPL; this is encoded by the coding sequence ATGACCGAGCTGAAGCCACCTTCGCCCGCCATGCTGGACCGCTACCAGCGCGACGACGTGCAGCCGCTGTACACCGGCCGCGTGCGGGTGACCGGCGGCCAGGCCCAGCACGGGCGCGCGTCCGGCGTGGTGCGATCGGACGACGGTGCACTGGCGGTGGACCTGCGGCTGCCGCAGGAACTCGGAGGGCCTGGCGGCGGATCGAATCCCGAGCAGCTATTGGCCGCAAGCTACGCCGGTTGCTTCCACGGCGCCATGGTGCTGGTGGCCGGGCGTGCCGGCCTGCTGCTGCACAACCCCAGCGTCGAAGTGGCGGTCACCTTCGCCCGTGATCCGGCAGATGGGCTGTACCTGCTGTCTGCCGAGATCGTGGTCCATCTTCCCGGCATGGATGCGAACCTGGCCGGCGAAGTGGTGCGCAACACCGAACGCGTCTGCCCGTACGCCAAGATGTTCCATCGTGGCATCAGCCATGTGGTGCATGTTCGGGTCGGCCCGCAGTCCGCGCCTCTGTAG